In one Maniola jurtina chromosome 13, ilManJurt1.1, whole genome shotgun sequence genomic region, the following are encoded:
- the LOC123870871 gene encoding uncharacterized protein LOC123870871 isoform X1, translated as MADNKIKSWPEKLLGLLAFTSFAAFALIISGIAMVLFPSEMSDIEVIIQNYTIEYTHCKPASQNYDTCEDFFKRDAENENNHCQCFVLTNLTKNLQGEIVVHCQLEIYNPQESNIDNTSVKIDADDIISNASGQCDPYKTEKTMINETCETIPDSIFKDEFKLYTYNVSTELSEKHVADVNKSLRWSLDENNSMIGLRNKITVLMNSEWLQNEANNTKGLSAGPYLLYLYRFYRNENIVRRYLILSTTREVVHVTYRSTVIDIIALALGLVLLAASIALFALRNRILGIESNTSTLVAAAEPTANNRQSRTQPEERPLSAPVNNEYL; from the exons atggcaGACAACA AAATAAAGTCATGGCCAGAAAAGCTTTTGGGGCTATTAGCATTCACTTCGTTTGCTGCATTTGCTCTCATTATAAGTGGAATTGCAATGGTCTTGTTTCCTTCAGAAATG TCAGACATAGAGGTGATCATACAGAATTATACAATAGAATATACACACTGTAAGCCTGCGAGTCAAAATTATGATACATGTGAAGACTTTTTCAAAAGAGACGCAGAAAACGAAAACAACCACTGTCAATGCTTTGTCTTAACCAATCTCACCAAGAATCTGCAAGGGGAAATTGTTGTGCATTGCCAGTTGGAAATATATAACCCACAAGAGTCCAATATTGACAATACTAG TGTCAAGATAGATGCAGATGACATAATATCAAATGCATCGGGTCAATGTGATCCCTACAAGACTGAGAAAACAATGATCAATGAAACTTGTGAGACTATTCCTGACTCGATATTTAAag atGAATTTAAACTATACACCTATAATGTATCAACGGAACTGTCTGAAAAAC ATGTGGCAGATGTCAATAAATCTTTAAGGTGGAGCCTAGACGAAAACAATTCTATGATTGGTCTTCGG AATAAGATTACAGTTCTGATGAATAGTGAATGGTTACAAAATGAAGCGAACAACACGAAAGGCCTCTCAGCCGGACCATATCTGTTATATTTATATAGAT TTTATCGTAACGAAAACATCGTACGGCGGTACTTGATTTTGTCGACGACGCGCGAGGTGGTTCACGTTACATACAGGTCGACTGTGATCGACATCATTGCACTAGCTTTAGGGCTGGTGCTACTCGCTGCATCGATTGCTTTGTTCGCACTACGGAACCGGATATTAG GAATTGAGTCAAATACCTCAACTTTGGTAGCAGCGGCCGAGCCCACAGCAAATAATCGACAATCTAGAACTCAACCAGAAGAAAGACCTTTGTCTGCCCCCGTTAATAATGAGTACTTATAA
- the LOC123870868 gene encoding septin-1 encodes MSSETPKNFSNLETPGYVGFANLPNQVHRKSVKKGFEFTLMVVGESGLGKSTLVNSLFLTDLYPERVIPDAIEKTNQTVKLDASTVEIEERGVKLRLTVVDTPGYGDAIDNTDCFRSIIQYIDEQFERFLRDESGLNRRNIVDNRIHCCFYFISPFGHGLKPLDIEFMKQLHNKVNIVPVIAKADCLTKKEVQRLKSRVMEEIEREGIKIYPLPDCDSDEDEDYKEQVRQLKAAVPFAVCGAGQQLEVRGRRVRGRLYPWGVVEVENPEHCDFIKLRTMLITHMQDLQEVTQEVHYENYRSERLARNGQIPKRHTSTESGLSESDSGLTNGSNEDPTERERALREKEAELRRMQEMLEQMQRQMQLQAAASTTSA; translated from the exons ATGTCCAGCGAAACCCCAAAAAAc TTTTCTAATTTGGAGACACCCGGCTATGTTGGGTTTGCAAACTTGCCCAATCAGGTGCACCGAAAGTCCGTAAAAAAAGGGTTTGAGTTTACCCTGATGGTGGTAGGGGAAAGTGGGCTTGGAAAATCAACCCTTGTTAACTCTCTGTTTCTAACAGATTTGTACCCTGAGAGAGTTATCCCTGATGCAATAG aaaaaacaaacCAAACAGTGAAGTTAGATGCTTCAACTGTTGAGATTGAAGAGAGAGGTGTCAAACTACGACTTACGGTGGTCGATACACCTGGCTATGGAGATGCAATTGATAACACAGACTGCTTTAGA TCAATAATACAATATATTGATGAGCAGTTTGAGCGGTTTTTACGTGACGAGAGCGGTCTGAATCGACGTAATATTGTCGATAACCGCATCCATTGCTGCTTCTACTTCATCTCTCCATTTGGACATGG CCTCAAACCTCTAGACATAGAGTTCATGAAACAGTTACACAACAAAGTGAACATTGTTCCTGTAATCGCGAAGGCCGATTGTCTGACAAAGAAGGAGGTTCAGCGACTCAAGAGCAGG gtaatgGAAGAGATTGAAAGAGAAGGGATTAAAATCTACCCTCTGCCTGATTGTGATAGCGACGAAGATGAAGATTATAAAGAACAG GTGCGACAGCTGAAGGCCGCGGTGCCGTTCGCGGTGTGCGGCGCGGGGCAGCAGCTGGAGGTGCGCGGGCGGCGCGTGCGCGGACGCCTCTACCCCTGGGGCGTGGTGGAGGTCGAGAATCCCGAGCACTGCGACTTCATCAAACTGCGCACTATGCtcat CACTCACATGCAAGACCTGCAGGAAGTGACGCAAGAGGTGCACTATGAGAACTACCGCTCGGAGCGACTGGCGCGCAACGGACAGATTCCCAAGCGGCACAC ATCTACAGAGAGTGGACTGAGTGAATCAGACTCGGGCTTGACTAACGGATCCAACGAAGACCCCACTGAACGTGAACGCGCACTACGTGAAAAG GAGGCGGAGTTGCGTCGCATGCAAGAGATGCTGGAGCAGATGCAGCGCCAGATGCAGCTGCAGGCGGCCGCGTCCACCACCTCCGCATAG
- the LOC123870871 gene encoding uncharacterized protein LOC123870871 isoform X2, translating into MVLFPSEMSDIEVIIQNYTIEYTHCKPASQNYDTCEDFFKRDAENENNHCQCFVLTNLTKNLQGEIVVHCQLEIYNPQESNIDNTSVKIDADDIISNASGQCDPYKTEKTMINETCETIPDSIFKDEFKLYTYNVSTELSEKHVADVNKSLRWSLDENNSMIGLRNKITVLMNSEWLQNEANNTKGLSAGPYLLYLYRFYRNENIVRRYLILSTTREVVHVTYRSTVIDIIALALGLVLLAASIALFALRNRILGIESNTSTLVAAAEPTANNRQSRTQPEERPLSAPVNNEYL; encoded by the exons ATGGTCTTGTTTCCTTCAGAAATG TCAGACATAGAGGTGATCATACAGAATTATACAATAGAATATACACACTGTAAGCCTGCGAGTCAAAATTATGATACATGTGAAGACTTTTTCAAAAGAGACGCAGAAAACGAAAACAACCACTGTCAATGCTTTGTCTTAACCAATCTCACCAAGAATCTGCAAGGGGAAATTGTTGTGCATTGCCAGTTGGAAATATATAACCCACAAGAGTCCAATATTGACAATACTAG TGTCAAGATAGATGCAGATGACATAATATCAAATGCATCGGGTCAATGTGATCCCTACAAGACTGAGAAAACAATGATCAATGAAACTTGTGAGACTATTCCTGACTCGATATTTAAag atGAATTTAAACTATACACCTATAATGTATCAACGGAACTGTCTGAAAAAC ATGTGGCAGATGTCAATAAATCTTTAAGGTGGAGCCTAGACGAAAACAATTCTATGATTGGTCTTCGG AATAAGATTACAGTTCTGATGAATAGTGAATGGTTACAAAATGAAGCGAACAACACGAAAGGCCTCTCAGCCGGACCATATCTGTTATATTTATATAGAT TTTATCGTAACGAAAACATCGTACGGCGGTACTTGATTTTGTCGACGACGCGCGAGGTGGTTCACGTTACATACAGGTCGACTGTGATCGACATCATTGCACTAGCTTTAGGGCTGGTGCTACTCGCTGCATCGATTGCTTTGTTCGCACTACGGAACCGGATATTAG GAATTGAGTCAAATACCTCAACTTTGGTAGCAGCGGCCGAGCCCACAGCAAATAATCGACAATCTAGAACTCAACCAGAAGAAAGACCTTTGTCTGCCCCCGTTAATAATGAGTACTTATAA